In Bacillus sp. FJAT-45037, the following are encoded in one genomic region:
- a CDS encoding response regulator, producing MIRILLVEDQGMVRQGLKMMIETDPELRVAGEAANGQEALTLCESNHYDLIIMDIRMPIMDGLEAMKIIHKRKIDQKVLILTTFNDDEYALQALRNGARGYMLKDADAKELIRAIRSCLAGGMSLEEHVAAKVMPKLIKQSEKSDVDSSITTRELAIMKLVGEGLSNKEIAEELYLSIGTIKNNISNILDKLQLRDRTQLAIYAIRHNVV from the coding sequence GTGATACGAATCTTGTTAGTTGAAGATCAAGGGATGGTCAGGCAAGGGTTGAAAATGATGATCGAAACCGACCCTGAACTCCGTGTCGCAGGGGAAGCAGCAAATGGGCAAGAAGCCCTGACGTTATGTGAGTCCAATCATTATGATTTGATTATTATGGATATCCGGATGCCCATTATGGATGGATTAGAAGCAATGAAAATCATTCATAAGCGAAAAATAGACCAGAAAGTATTGATTCTAACGACTTTTAATGATGATGAATATGCTCTTCAAGCCTTACGTAACGGTGCGAGAGGTTATATGTTAAAAGATGCCGATGCAAAGGAGTTAATCCGAGCTATACGCAGTTGTTTAGCAGGAGGCATGTCACTTGAAGAACATGTGGCAGCAAAGGTCATGCCAAAATTAATTAAGCAATCAGAGAAATCTGATGTAGATTCTTCTATTACAACTAGAGAGTTAGCTATTATGAAGCTTGTTGGAGAAGGGCTAAGCAACAAAGAAATTGCAGAAGAGCTTTACTTATCAATTGGTACGATAAAAAATAACATCAGCAACATCCTCGACAAGTTACAATTAAGAGACAGAACGCAGCTTGCTATATACGCGATACGACATAATGTTGTTTGA
- a CDS encoding AbrB family transcriptional regulator — protein sequence MSKKMQRKVTKIGNSLGVTLSDALKAIDAKAGDNLIVDVVGDEIRLRKKREEVPARIDAGFLEMVGEGMQEYDEAFKMLKDR from the coding sequence ATGTCAAAGAAAATGCAGCGAAAGGTGACCAAAATTGGAAACAGTTTGGGGGTTACGTTATCAGATGCACTAAAGGCAATTGATGCGAAGGCTGGGGACAATCTGATTGTGGATGTGGTTGGCGATGAGATCCGTTTAAGAAAGAAGAGAGAAGAGGTACCAGCAAGGATTGACGCAGGATTTTTAGAGATGGTTGGCGAAGGGATGCAAGAATACGATGAAGCATTTAAAATGCTAAAGGACCGTTGA
- a CDS encoding sensor histidine kinase, whose amino-acid sequence MPSYWAWLVLLSVSWVMALNQLHVSSSEMAVRLVCSAAFFGFYFLSSLLKKNQMFFLLNMIAAAVFVMISLWPTSSTNVDLYLLLIYSLLVGKVIMTISPRYVAVYGILLVILSFIPYFLGYHSTSPSFLLLLVVLISVAFYSFLTIYSDREATLVRNEAFLSEYRKMKRRIASDEKAARQEERTQIARDIHDSVGHKLTALMMQLEVARLQADEPTASKLSELKELAKESLEETRSAVKALQLDEVGGLPAIINLIRKLEAENFLRIQFSLKPGVFSAPLGNEQMIVIYRAVQEALTNMMRHSEGRDVTILFEAPAQEVFRFEVINPLKQEKTFTEGFGLLAMRERIEKVGGNLDVYQANQQFIVRGALPLHQRGEKK is encoded by the coding sequence ATGCCATCTTATTGGGCTTGGCTTGTTTTATTAAGTGTTTCTTGGGTGATGGCTTTGAATCAACTACACGTATCTTCCTCGGAAATGGCTGTTCGTCTAGTCTGTAGTGCAGCTTTCTTCGGTTTCTATTTTCTTTCTTCTCTTCTAAAGAAAAATCAAATGTTCTTTTTGCTAAACATGATTGCTGCAGCGGTTTTTGTGATGATTAGTTTGTGGCCAACTTCTAGCACAAATGTAGATTTATATCTTCTACTTATTTATTCATTGCTTGTAGGGAAGGTGATCATGACCATTTCGCCTCGGTATGTAGCTGTCTACGGAATATTATTAGTCATTCTATCTTTTATTCCTTACTTTTTAGGTTACCACTCCACATCTCCTTCTTTTCTACTATTATTGGTTGTGTTGATAAGTGTAGCTTTCTATTCCTTCCTAACAATTTATAGTGATCGTGAAGCAACGCTTGTTCGGAATGAGGCTTTCCTTAGCGAGTATAGGAAAATGAAACGTCGAATAGCAAGCGATGAAAAGGCAGCGAGGCAAGAGGAAAGAACGCAGATTGCAAGAGATATACATGATTCAGTAGGGCATAAACTAACAGCATTGATGATGCAGCTTGAAGTAGCTAGACTGCAGGCAGATGAACCAACAGCTTCTAAGCTTTCTGAATTAAAAGAGTTAGCGAAAGAAAGTTTAGAGGAAACTAGAAGTGCTGTAAAGGCCTTACAGCTAGATGAGGTTGGGGGATTGCCTGCTATTATTAACCTTATCCGTAAGCTCGAAGCGGAGAATTTCTTGCGAATCCAATTTTCACTTAAGCCAGGAGTATTTTCTGCACCATTAGGTAACGAGCAAATGATTGTCATCTATAGAGCGGTTCAAGAAGCATTAACGAATATGATGAGACATAGTGAGGGGCGTGATGTAACCATTTTATTTGAAGCTCCTGCTCAAGAGGTATTTCGGTTTGAAGTGATTAATCCGCTTAAACAAGAAAAAACGTTTACTGAGGGATTTGGTTTACTCGCGATGCGAGAGCGGATTGAGAAAGTTGGTGGTAACCTTGATGTCTATCAAGCAAATCAGCAATTTATTGTACGTGGAGCGTTGCCGTTACATCAAAGGGGGGAAAAGAAGTGA
- a CDS encoding DnaD domain-containing protein, whose protein sequence is MNYEQQLNAFYDQLETKPLSAAGIAVWHALMQVYKKAGWKTPFTVAVSVVTIKAGISERHFYLVRQELVEKGYLTYESRKGRQAAIYFLTALTEPYTHNTAVNRTYNADNSTAKSTHISTHNRSPLVNELNNKELNKDINNNNNPFRFYEENGFGMLSPFISESINAWLIDHTFREPEAVLIEAMKIALMQNVRTWNYVRKVLQDWSEKGIQTVADVQAEQERRKLKVATHHTKKTGKQAQVPTNRSNSSDYPSYDFGF, encoded by the coding sequence ATGAATTACGAACAACAACTGAATGCATTTTATGATCAATTAGAGACTAAGCCGCTTAGCGCAGCTGGAATTGCAGTTTGGCATGCGTTGATGCAAGTGTACAAAAAAGCAGGGTGGAAGACGCCCTTTACAGTAGCGGTTTCAGTGGTGACAATAAAAGCTGGTATCTCCGAACGCCATTTTTACTTAGTGAGACAAGAACTAGTGGAAAAAGGCTATCTAACGTATGAAAGTAGAAAAGGGAGACAGGCGGCCATCTATTTTTTAACCGCGTTGACTGAACCTTATACACACAATACAGCAGTCAACCGTACCTACAACGCAGACAATTCTACAGCCAAGTCTACGCACATCTCCACACACAACCGTTCCCCATTAGTTAATGAACTTAATAATAAAGAACTTAATAAAGATATAAATAACAATAACAACCCATTTCGTTTTTACGAGGAAAATGGTTTCGGAATGCTTTCACCGTTTATCTCCGAATCCATCAATGCGTGGTTGATCGATCATACCTTTAGAGAGCCTGAAGCGGTTTTAATTGAAGCTATGAAAATCGCTTTAATGCAAAATGTGAGAACGTGGAATTATGTGAGGAAGGTTCTCCAAGACTGGAGTGAAAAAGGAATTCAAACCGTAGCCGACGTCCAAGCAGAGCAAGAGAGAAGGAAACTAAAAGTAGCAACCCATCACACGAAGAAAACCGGAAAACAAGCTCAAGTCCCCACTAACCGCAGCAATTCCAGCGACTATCCAAGCTATGATTTCGGATTTTAA